One genomic region from Dehalococcoidia bacterium encodes:
- a CDS encoding transposase, producing the protein MEDREIRGLQLAATKKIRKGKDGWVVPSQTGDGTFYNVSLEQQKCSCPDHETRQVKCKHIYAVEFTIRRETDANGNVTTTKTVRVTYAQNWTAYNAAQSEEKTQFAALLTDLCKTVPQPPQTNGRPRLPMSDMAFACTFKVYTMFSARRFTSDLEEAKADGLIAKRPHFNSVSNYLANPALTSVLKELITASSLPLKAIETDFAVDSSGFGTSRFVRWYNKKYGREIDNREWVKVHLMCGVKTHTVTAAEISGWAANDTTYFAPLVEETAKHFQIAEVSADKAYLGHKNLAIVESLGATPFVPFKSNTVAATGESAWAKMYHYYMFNRDTFLAHYHKRSNVETVFSMIKGKFGDSVRSKGNVAQVNEVLCKVLCHNICVLVQSMHELGIAPTFASQPLAALA; encoded by the coding sequence ATGGAAGACAGAGAGATTCGGGGCCTGCAACTAGCCGCCACAAAGAAGATTCGCAAGGGCAAGGACGGCTGGGTAGTCCCGTCTCAGACGGGCGACGGGACGTTCTATAATGTGAGTTTGGAACAGCAAAAGTGCTCCTGCCCCGACCACGAAACGCGGCAGGTCAAGTGCAAGCACATCTACGCTGTTGAATTCACGATACGGAGGGAAACCGACGCTAACGGGAACGTAACCACGACCAAGACAGTCCGAGTCACCTACGCTCAGAACTGGACGGCCTACAACGCCGCTCAGTCAGAGGAAAAGACGCAGTTCGCGGCCCTGTTGACCGATCTCTGCAAGACCGTCCCCCAACCGCCTCAGACGAACGGCAGGCCCCGCCTTCCAATGTCGGATATGGCCTTCGCTTGCACGTTCAAGGTCTATACGATGTTCTCCGCCCGGCGCTTCACAAGCGACCTAGAGGAAGCAAAGGCGGACGGCCTTATCGCCAAGCGGCCCCACTTCAACTCGGTCAGCAACTACTTGGCGAATCCGGCGCTCACGTCCGTCTTGAAGGAACTGATTACGGCTAGCAGCCTTCCGCTCAAAGCCATAGAGACTGACTTTGCCGTTGATTCGTCCGGCTTCGGGACCAGCCGCTTCGTCCGCTGGTACAACAAGAAGTACGGGCGGGAGATTGACAACCGCGAGTGGGTGAAGGTGCACCTTATGTGCGGGGTCAAGACGCACACAGTGACGGCAGCGGAGATCAGCGGATGGGCCGCGAATGACACAACCTACTTTGCCCCGCTAGTAGAGGAAACGGCCAAGCACTTCCAGATTGCAGAGGTATCAGCGGACAAGGCGTACTTGGGCCACAAGAACCTTGCAATCGTGGAAAGCCTGGGCGCGACGCCCTTCGTCCCCTTCAAGAGCAATACAGTGGCCGCGACGGGCGAGTCCGCATGGGCCAAGATGTACCACTACTACATGTTCAACCGCGATACCTTCCTTGCCCACTACCATAAGCGGTCGAACGTGGAAACGGTGTTCTCCATGATCAAGGGCAAGTTTGGGGACTCGGTGCGGAGCAAGGGGAACGTGGCCCAGGTCAACGAAGTGCTGTGCAAGGTGCTTTGCCACAACATCTGCGTTCTGGTACAGTCCATGCACGAGTTGGGGATTGCGCCAACGTTCGCCAGCCAGCCCCTTGCGGCCCTTGCCTAG